One window from the genome of Deltaproteobacteria bacterium encodes:
- a CDS encoding amidohydrolase family protein — translation MPRSVSSRDDSSARDRRSVQMLITRAEVEGVAPLAVRLANRRIEAIGRDLAPLAGEDVLDAAGGALLPGLHDHHLHLSALAAAMGSVRCGPPQVSGAEQLALALRGASGGDWIRGVGYHESVAGDLDRDRLDALVADRPIRIQHRTGSAWLLNSRGVERLGLDLELGPPGVERDASGRATGRLFRLDGWLRERLRDGGWPSLADVSRRLASRGVTGLTDATAGNSGAELRAFVRASDAGELLQRLVVMGTPDLPDPAHGSVERGAVKLVLDERELPAMDELAARIARAHEAGRAAAIHCVTLAELVLAAGALRASGAREGDRIEHASVCPPDAAHLLAELPVAVVTQPGLVWERGDAYRVDVEPDDRPWLYRLRGLLDAGVPLGAGTDAPFGEPDPWLAMQAAVDRRTRFGAVLGPDERLSPERALGLFTSSATAPGSRPRRVEPGARADLCLLERPWSQVRCELAQSKVVATFRDGVEIFRATAES, via the coding sequence ATGCCGCGCAGCGTATCATCTCGAGATGACTCGAGCGCGCGCGATCGCCGGTCGGTCCAGATGCTGATCACGCGCGCCGAGGTCGAGGGCGTGGCTCCGCTCGCCGTGCGCCTCGCGAATCGCCGCATCGAGGCGATCGGCCGCGATCTCGCGCCGCTCGCCGGCGAGGACGTGCTCGACGCGGCAGGCGGCGCGCTGCTTCCCGGCCTGCACGACCACCATCTGCACCTCTCCGCGCTCGCCGCCGCCATGGGCTCGGTCCGCTGCGGCCCCCCGCAGGTGAGCGGCGCGGAGCAGCTCGCACTCGCGCTGCGTGGGGCGTCGGGCGGCGACTGGATTCGCGGCGTCGGCTACCACGAGTCGGTCGCCGGCGATCTCGATCGCGATCGGCTCGACGCGCTCGTCGCGGATCGGCCGATCCGAATCCAACACCGCACGGGTTCGGCCTGGCTGCTGAACTCGCGAGGAGTGGAGCGGCTCGGGCTCGACCTGGAGCTCGGGCCGCCCGGCGTCGAACGCGACGCGTCGGGGCGCGCGACGGGGCGGCTGTTCCGGCTCGACGGCTGGCTTCGCGAGCGGCTCCGCGACGGCGGCTGGCCGAGCCTGGCCGACGTGAGCCGGCGACTCGCCTCGCGCGGAGTCACCGGACTCACCGACGCGACCGCGGGCAACTCGGGCGCCGAGCTGCGCGCGTTCGTGCGGGCGTCCGACGCAGGCGAGCTGCTGCAGCGGCTCGTCGTGATGGGCACGCCCGACCTGCCCGACCCCGCGCACGGCTCGGTCGAACGCGGAGCCGTGAAGCTCGTGCTCGACGAGCGCGAGCTGCCGGCCATGGACGAGCTCGCGGCTCGGATCGCGCGCGCGCACGAGGCCGGGCGAGCGGCCGCGATCCACTGCGTCACGCTCGCGGAGCTCGTGCTCGCGGCGGGCGCGCTCCGAGCTTCGGGCGCGCGCGAGGGCGACCGGATCGAGCACGCGTCGGTCTGCCCGCCCGATGCAGCACACCTGCTCGCGGAGCTGCCGGTCGCGGTCGTGACCCAGCCGGGGCTGGTCTGGGAGCGCGGCGACGCCTACCGCGTCGACGTCGAGCCCGACGATCGCCCGTGGCTGTACCGGCTTCGCGGACTGCTGGACGCGGGCGTCCCGCTCGGCGCCGGAACCGACGCGCCCTTCGGCGAGCCCGATCCGTGGCTTGCCATGCAAGCCGCGGTCGATCGGCGCACCCGTTTCGGCGCCGTGCTCGGACCCGACGAGCGGCTCTCGCCGGAGCGGGCGCTCGGCCTGTTCACCTCGTCCGCGACGGCGCCGGGATCGCGACCGCGCCGGGTCGAGCCGGGCGCGCGGGCCGACCTCTGCCTGCTCGAACGGCCGTGGTCGCAGGTGCGGTGCGAGCTCGCGCAATCGAAGGTGGTCGCGACGTTTCGCGACGGCGTCGAGATCTTCCGCGCGACCGCGGAGTCTTGA